cgatgccacGAGCATAATGAGcaaccaacctatgaggagcaagcactagaggactagcttactcaggagcaattCAATAACAAGTtaaaaaaggatctagaagtgatgcttactcaggagcagtgtgacgaggaggaagggagagcagaaggaagagcaggagaggctgttgaaggcgaagaagaagaggatgatgatgatgatgatgactcagaagagggatatataagtcccgaggatccttttccacgtgaagccagaaggaggccaacggaggaagatttggataaggattttgacccgaacgaggaggtagggataaagccttagcttgtaaattttgctaaagctttggctgtgttatctctgctaacactttgacctatcatatatacaggtccctcctgaaactcagaaaagacaacgtcgacgtccgcgatatctcgctggacaagacggagtagaggaaaggagagcagaggcaacagccataaagacggacattgaggcctttgctccacaacctcaagacacaaccataactaccaagcctaagagaaaacgaggggatagaaaagcaaatctatatccagataaggcatgctatgtgataatggaggtcggatcagtaggggagatccttgagctgaaggaattaagaggatgatttcaTAATGCGATTGGGACCCTAGTAAGAGATATATTGAACCCagtaatccctaactggaaagaggtactagagaagaaaaaggatgaactatgggataggcagctgaaagttaattttagatttccagagggtaagcacgaactggtaaaaaatgctttcgggatgatgggagagtcattccaacgttagaggtcagagctcaacaagaagtatatccaaaaggggttaactcccttcaacgagttcggcaaaataactcctaatcaatgagaggagctcgtggcttagaagactttaccggaggcattggagcgtAGTGCCCGTAACACTGAGCTGGTGAAgagaacaaacaccaccatcatctaggccccggtggctactatgctaaggaagagcagtttaggaagatggacgaagaggccacagctgctgggaatatcgatgtgatgaatttgaaggtacgctcaaggaattagatatatgtgaggagtacagaatcattcgGCGATAATCTTAAgcttgataagccagagacccaagaggcagtatcaaggatactgaaatatgctagagacaaggagaagggctcattcaatccttctagagagagggatgagcttagctttggcttgggaaacaagtagcacacaggccacaccagggggctagggaaaaggacgacctggaagcaaggattcaaagaggacaggcacatgtacaagaaacatggtagagactgggagactaatcttgagctccaagtaaaggctctagttgcgaaggcattggaggagcaaggactatctacggagccaTGGACATTAATGAAGCCAccgagagaactggcattagttgacaGCCcttcgaaagttcctagcagccaaggttccactacagccacaacccccgtcgatcgcatacaagaaccaactagttgcaccttggtgtttctcaacgGCCGGcaaaacattgtgatggaggtggcaacgggtgtggcacatcctcctggtggcttacaccacaataatagactacgcaactcccgaggcgctagtgttactcagagacgtaatggggcagttcatcctctggcacaaacgggacattatattgactgcttctttgccgcctccccctctctcaaatttggagcgagttgttgaggtcggggagatattttcaccatctcgcgATGACCACATTCcggagatgccacattcttccctgcctcttagcgagcatgtgccttctccagctcgtaccgagcaagtgcatgatgagatgccatagtcttctcagcaagcacagccgatacatgaacaacgagtgcctcctgaagaaggtgatgcacaagaagatgaggacatgcctgaatgggaacttctaaagaagcatccaatcaccataagaccaatttatattctgatgaaagacgtctcatcggtgtccaagtgatattcccatgaccagtttaagcctgagaaccaagttaaaaaagtcacatcatggggttctgaggaggtcgtcactagcaaactccatcaAACAGCAAAGcaatatccaaatgttgatgccatcaaatggtcaaaggattacccgaaaacatatgaaagaggcaagccctttctaccaaaccaggacatccagcgcctaccactttgAGTGAGAAGGTtctatgattggtacttgcgtgttcttccaacgagcatagacctcatacaagcatgcttccccaccggtacatttggaagcccagccgggaaaattgtctttgacttcaatgatatgcagacatgctttcacctcagagcaatggagatgaatctaattcgcacgtggtgcctgtaagtccttgtcctcccaatatgatatgaatgtaatctttgaattttgttgtaactaacccacgccgtgatttgtagaatgcaaatgTACATTGTCAAACAagtgccaagtgtgaaagccgggtatatagaccctcaagctatagcacaaacaaattttaattaccctaaacagtggctactgaatgccaaagagctagttgctggaaagactcttcgggagaaagagcacatccgtacggcgaaactaagggaagagtcccttaaggttacggcatacattgccctagctttcaaaattcttcaacaacactctactatatggctaccaaacaacttcgagtaagttcaactctatacttaaagctttgttcgatatattttattcaatgcaaaagagcttatctagttctatgattaaattcatgcagcaaccactagatttatataggcgtcgatgtcgggaggagcatggtatgggtctttgattcaatagatagggacccggtgacatacaaagacttcatatcgattcttaagacgtatacatatcgataatcctcattagcttatatgtttgtatacatacttgtaacgttcacttttggatactaacaagttgtatttgctaaaataatttgaacagggcatttaggttctatgtcactaaacatcacggaaggcatgatccagcaaggaagaaaaagttggctataaaaacaatatgtgcggtaagtgtaacttacttcttcagtactccattacatggctgtcaaaagcattacttaacattttcatatgcaaaacacatagtgccccaagcagaagtctgggagtgtacattgtggatactatatatgttctatgataagtaacaccggtgcctacagaagacaccccttaagggtaagtttgaacctcttcacccgtagtataaaaacttcgtacatggtatgaaatactaaaccaaaacttgttctcttgtagtggaaagaagataAAGAAATGAacagagacccatacaaggatgaccaactcttagagctcgtcggcgacctttgcaactttatattggaccagattgtacacgtcaaaagCACATACCATGACCAATAGTCTGACTTAGTAGAAattctcagtaccaacaccttcgtaagactgaaaggctagctctagggcgttgataacaatgtgtatgaaatttgacattggttttaccttgtgaattatgtctatttaatgatggattgtatatattcttgtgaattggacttgtaattgtagtttatataatactcttgtcctTATAATTTATATAATACTTTTGagtgaacgcggttcggaacattggtcgcggggcattcggtGGGATTATCTCACTTTCCTCGCGGGGCGATCGGCGGAACGTTGATCGCGGGGCGTTCGACAACGCGAACGCTAGTCGCGGGGCGATCGGCGGAACGTTGATCGTGGGGCATTCGGCAACATGAACgttggatggaatacgcggaaacaaacagtgttcagGTCGaaattgaattgtaaatttgatatttttttgtgaaaaaatatactataggggcggttctaggctgaaccgcccctacaaataggtattatagggaCGTCTGGTACTAcagctgcccctataaatcgatttgtaggagcggctatagtactgataacaccagccgtctctacgaatcgatttgtaggggcagtctgagaaccgcccctataaatacatgatttatagaaacggtttggtaggggcagctggccaaaccgcccctataaatagttttgagccgtctctacaaatgatATCTGTACTAGTGTTCTGGGTGCTTGGAGATGGCGCGTCAACCTTGTTTTGGCACGACAAATGGATCAGTGGAAGAAGCATCAAGGAATTGGCACCGGCCCTGTTCGCCGCAGTGCGGAACGCTGGCCACCATAGGTACGTCGCTCGGGCACTTCACCATAGGGCGTGGGTTCGAGACATTGCCAGGGCTCTGACGGTGGAGCCGCTTCTGGATTACGTTCACGTTTGGGAGCTCTGCTGGCGTTGGTCAAATGTCGGGTGCTACTCTTCGGCATCAGTTTACACAGCCATGTTCATTGACTCGTCGAGACCATTGGGTGCTAAACAACTATGGAAGACCAGCGCACCTTCGAAAGTTAAAAACTTCTTCCGGCTTGCTTTGCACGGAAGATCGATGTTTGGACTGCTGAGAGAGGAGGCGGAGGCACGGCTTGCAGGACACTGACGTATGTGTGCTTTGCGACCAAAGCCTTGAAACTCTAGATCACCTTCTCCTCGGGTGCGTCTTCAGCAGGGAGCTGTGGTCAGCCGTGCTCAGGAAGCTGCATTTGGACCACGCCATTTCAGTAAGCTATGATAACATCTTCGTCTGGTGGCTGCGGGAGAGGAAATCGGTGCCTAAGATAGCTTGATCGGGTTTCGACTCCCTGTTCTTCTTGATCAGCTGGTCCATATGGAAGGAGAGCAATGCTAGGACGTTCGGAGGCCCATCGACTCAGCCGGCGAATTTGTTGCCTCGAATCGTGGAGGAGGCGCAAGAGTGGTCTCTAGCAGGGTACAGGAAGCTGAGCACGCTGCTTCTGCTGCTGTAGTTGGAGGGAGCCTTTTCGCTTTTGTGGCAAATTTGGTTTGTAATATTGCCTAGTGTTTTATTGGTCCTTGGCAACTGATGGTAATTTTCATTACCATCGGAAGCCTGCTCCTGTAATCCAAAATtctacttcctcttaatgaaaaacatgcAAACGCACGGTCGCAAAAAAAAGTTATGGGATAGTCACAAAAAACAAAAAGTTGTGGGCTAAGTAGTCCGAATCTCAGGTGATGGGGTACTGTACTACAACATTGCGGAGTCAACATCCACCAAAAGTTACTTTTTTTACAATTCAACTTACTCATCACAAACTTTAGGCAAAAATGCAACGACTGTGATTCTAAGATAATCATCCTGCAAAAGGAAGGCTATTAAATTCTCTTTATTCATTTTGAGATGAACACCAAGTGGGCACCCATTACAAAGCTTCTCAGTAAACGTTGTTGTTTAAGCCACAAGATCATGAGCTCAACGTACTATTAACTCGTTCTTTAAGCTTGTGTATACGCAACGAGACATTGTAATAAGGaagtaaagaaaaaaaaagacatgaTCAATCATCCCAAACGGAACTAGAAGTGGAAATGCTTTTTTGAAGAATCTGGAGGGGGCGAAGCCCTTATAGGGAATTTATTGAACGACTGCTCAGTTCTTCAGTTTCGGGTCACAGGCCAGTAGGGAGGCTGTACTTGGGATCAGCAGGAGGGAGCATGTTCTTCAGGAAAGCGTAGAGCAGAACAAGTGATCTCTTTGGCTGGAAAGTAGGGACCAAATGGCCAGCTGCCCTCACTGACGCAAACGTAAAGCCTCCTTGGTATTGCTGAATATAGCCACCCACCTGCGTCCATTGGCATCCCACatgaaaaaaaatccaaaatcACATCTCAATCGAAACTATTTCTTTTCTATTCTAAACCTTCTttaattacctcactatcagggGTGTACCAAGGGTACCACTTTGTTGTGATGGTTAGATTGAGATCATTGACAGAATACCGCGTTGCCAAAAGTGAGCATACGGAGTCAAAATCACCACTGCAGAACATTTCAGGGGGAAAATGGTTATGCCCCACTTGTATGCTTCATTCTTTTTGGCGAAATTTGAACTATCATGTGTTCTTTTCATTGTCTATGACAGAAGGCATAAATTCAACAGTACCTGTATATCCATACTTTTAGCCCATTATTGACCAGCCTTTTGATGATTGGCACCATGGACTCGGGGGCATCGTTCCAGTCCAAATCTTCACTGAACCAAACGAAAGAGAGTACACTAGGCATCAGACGGGGCTGAGAATGCAAATAAAGGCTCCCCtcttatatatattatataaaataaataatgcAAATAAAGGCGCAGCATCCAAGCGCATTGGGGTCGTCGGACGTCTGCACATACCTGCAGCCTGTCCAATTGGTGTCGACCCGAGCGTGCAGAGCTTGCTTAACCGCGTGGTTGTTAAGGTACGGCTCGATGTAGTGGTAGCTGCACGGGTCGTAGCCAGGCAACGACTGACACACCATGCAGAAATTGCAATCGTCACTTCGTCAGCACGTGTGCGTGAACAATGGAgaccctttttttttttgcctttgtAGTGCAGAGATCACACGAGAATGAAGAGGTGTCCGATCAATGTTACGTACATGGCTGCTGGCGAAATTGGTGCCGTTGTCAGACTGCAGGCACACCGGCGCGTAGATGTCGTAGTCATCTATGTTCCCTCTCCGCACCGCGAGCGCCGCATCGACGCACGGCCAGTCGTCGGAGTCGGTGAAGGTGCAGTTGCCGAGGATCGCCGCCCACTCCTCGTCGGACGCCACGCCGTGGCTCCACAGGAACTCGAGTTCCCCCTTGTCGTTCATGTAGTCGTCAAGCAACGGGTTTCCAAACTATAGTTAAGCCACATAAGATATCGCCAGCTTTCAGATCGACGGAGACACATGCAGTAGTGAACGTGAATGGCAAGCAGACGACGAACGCACGCGAGCAGTTAACTAGCTAGCTAGGCATGCACTCACGAAGATGCCTTGGAGGCTGATGCGAGGCAGCAGGCCCGGGAAGCGGTTCATGTGCATGATGACGGTGGCGAGCTCGGGGACGTAGTGGCCGCCGTAGCTCTCGCCGGTGATGTAGAAGTCGCGGCCCTTGTACTCGGGGAACCTCTCCAGCCACTTGACCAGGAACACGTACGTGTCCTCGGCGGTCCTCTGGTCGCCTGTGTCGTAGTCACTGGCGTTCCTCGAGAAGGAGAACCCGACGCCCGCTGGCGACTCCAGGAAGATCACGTTTGCCACTGCAAGCACTCTAATCAGTCACACTGCCAAATTCTACCGTGATCTATGCTACGTACGTGCGGCGGCGCCGGCACACAGCCAACAAGCTCGCTAGCTTCACGTACGGTTGTTCCAGGAGTGCTTGTTCCTTCTCAGCGTCTTGCCGTCGGGGTTGACACGGAAGGGGCCCAGCTCCTTCATGGCCCCGAATCCCAGAGACGAGCATCCTGGCCCTGCACATACACGTCGATCGACACGTCCATGAAACGGCCGGTAAAACAAGTCATCGTCCTGGACGACGACGACAACTATGCTGCTGACCCGGCTGTGTTTAATTAATTACCTCCGTTGAGCCATAGGATCAGCGGCTTAGATGCGGCGTCGTAGGGGGACTCGACGAAGTAGTAGAACAGCTCGCGGCCGTGCTCCTCGTCAACCGTCACGTACCCGGAGTACTGCCGGAAGTTGACCCGTGGCGGCTGGCCCGGCAGCCCCAGGACCCTGTCGGCTTCCTTGCTGCCGCTTGCCGGGCCCTTGCAGCGGTCGGGCAGGTGGTCGAAGGCGTTGGGGTCGGCCCATGGGTCGGTTTCTTCGGCCTCGTTCACCCTGCTGGCCCTCTTCGTCAGCCTTTTCAAGGCCCTGGATGACATAAACTTTCTGAGCTGAGCCTCCTGCGACACATCGGTGACGCCAGCGAGTGATGTGCCCAGCAGAATGGTgagcgagaggaggaagaaggtggtcGTCCTCCTCATCTTTGCGGAATGAGAAATGCCGTGAGGTGTTGTGTTGGTGTTGGTGGTCTTGATGTGGTTTTTATAGGTGTATCCAGAATTTATTAGATGGGAAAAGAAGAACCAAGCTGAGATTACTGACGCATACGTACAAACGACTCGGATTCTCCAAAGGTACCAGGTCCGGATTCTCCAAGGTTGATTCGAATTTACCCGTCGCCATCAAGTAACTAGGCGTAAATTGCGATCTTACTTGTTTCCCTGTTACAGTCAGGCTAGCCGTCTCATGAAAATTTAAGATTTGCAAGGGCCAAGGCAAAATCTCTCAGAATCCACGTCCAAGCTACATcatggctccgttcggcttaccccatatttcagcttgttttttcagccggaacagtattttttctcacaacaattcagctagaacagtgtttttcagccagtttcagccaagattcagcgagCCGAATGGGGCCATGTCATCATCCATGGGATTTCGCATTTTTGCGTCAGTGCTTTTGAAAATTCTGGGcgctagcaaaaaaaaaaaaccttcgtCAAGCTTCGTTCGGTCCTTTCCGTTCGCCCTAGATTACATAAAGTCATCAAGCTATTTGTAACTTTGGCCTGATAATACTTTAGGAATGCCAAAAATGATATCAGTACATATATTTTACGTCagagattttttttaataattcaATTTTGTCGTGTTAAATTTCTATAGCCGaatgtaaataaaaaatatcTTCAAGTTTTTTTAACATAAATTTAAATAGAGGAGCGTAAGGTAATATAGCTCCGCATTAGTTTTAACAGAACCATTAACGACCTAAGTTTATTATTAGCATTTTACAACTAATGTATATGTTCTATCAATGATCTTGGTCgttgacatggtctataccaAAATTATAAAATTTAACTAAAGAGGGCTTTACAAGATTTAAAACTTCATAATCAGAATTTTTTAATTGAGATTTATTTAATGGCTAAAAACTCAATACAAGATTACAAAACCAT
Above is a genomic segment from Miscanthus floridulus cultivar M001 chromosome 3, ASM1932011v1, whole genome shotgun sequence containing:
- the LOC136546376 gene encoding serine carboxypeptidase 1-like, which produces MRRTTTFFLLSLTILLGTSLAGVTDVSQEAQLRKFMSSRALKRLTKRASRVNEAEETDPWADPNAFDHLPDRCKGPASGSKEADRVLGLPGQPPRVNFRQYSGYVTVDEEHGRELFYYFVESPYDAASKPLILWLNGGPGCSSLGFGAMKELGPFRVNPDGKTLRRNKHSWNNLANVIFLESPAGVGFSFSRNASDYDTGDQRTAEDTYVFLVKWLERFPEYKGRDFYITGESYGGHYVPELATVIMHMNRFPGLLPRISLQGIFFGNPLLDDYMNDKGELEFLWSHGVASDEEWAAILGNCTFTDSDDWPCVDAALAVRRGNIDDYDIYAPVCLQSDNGTNFASSHSLPGYDPCSYHYIEPYLNNHAVKQALHARVDTNWTGCSEDLDWNDAPESMVPIIKRLVNNGLKVWIYSGDFDSVCSLLATRYSVNDLNLTITTKWYPWYTPDSEVGGYIQQYQGGFTFASVRAAGHLVPTFQPKRSLVLLYAFLKNMLPPADPKYSLPTGL